Below is a genomic region from Flavobacterium ginsengisoli.
CGAAAATAATAATACCGCCTTTTTTTAATAATGCATTCAGCTGTTTATGAATATCCGATTTAATTTCTGCTGGAAAATGGGCATAAATTAAAGCAATCGCATCAAATTGTTCCTTCTTAAAATCTAAAGTTTCCAATTCGCCAACTTGATAATCAAGTGAAACATTATTGTTTTCTGCTAATCGAAGCGCTTTGTTTTTGCCTTCTTCACTTATATCAAATGCTGAAACTTTCCAGCCTAATTTCGCTGCAAAAATGGCATTTCTTCCTTCGCCTTCAGCTGGGAAGAGGATAGAACTAGGATTAAGCTTTTCAATTTGTTCTTTTAAATAATTGTTGGGTTCTTCGCCGTATGCAAATTCTTCGCTTTTATAACGGTCGTCCCAACGTTGAGTCCAGTTGTTATTCATTATATTTTT
It encodes:
- a CDS encoding class I SAM-dependent methyltransferase, translated to MNNNWTQRWDDRYKSEEFAYGEEPNNYLKEQIEKLNPSSILFPAEGEGRNAIFAAKLGWKVSAFDISEEGKNKALRLAENNNVSLDYQVGELETLDFKKEQFDAIALIYAHFPAEIKSDIHKQLNALLKKGGIIIFEAFSKKHLEYVTKNEKVGGPKDIESLFSIEEIKADFPNYEIIELEEKEIELSEGLFHNGTGSVIRFIGRKK